The following proteins come from a genomic window of Schistocerca gregaria isolate iqSchGreg1 chromosome X, iqSchGreg1.2, whole genome shotgun sequence:
- the LOC126298018 gene encoding ion-translocating oxidoreductase complex subunit C-like, with amino-acid sequence MPHPDQCNCQRKPNPKKQAKPEEASKTRRSKQNPKKQAKPAEASKTRRSKQNPQKQAKPAEASKTRRSKQNPQKQAKPAEASKTRRSKQNPQKQAKPAEASKTRRSKQNPQKQAKPAEASKTRRSKQNPQKQAKPAEASKTRRSKQNPQKQAKPAEASKTRRSKQNPQKQAKPAEASKTRRSKQNPQKQAKPAEASKTRRSKQNPQKQAKPAEASKTRRSKQNPQKQAKPDQNPVCVMCRLSEHAIS; translated from the exons ATGCCACACCCAGACCAATGCAACTGTCAGCGGAAGCCAAACCCGAAGAAGCAAGCAAAACCCGAAGAAGCAAGCAAAACCCGAAGAAGCAAGCAAAACCCGAAGAAGCAAGCAAAACCCGCAGAAGCAAGCAAAACCCGCAGAAGCAAGCAAAACCCGCAGAAGCAAGCAAAACCCGCAGAAGCAAGCAAAACCCGCAGAAGCAAGCAAAACCCGCAGAAGCAAGCAAAACCCGCAGAAGCAAGCAAAACCCGCAGAAGCAAGCAAAACCCGCAGAAGCAAGCAAAACCCGCAGAAGCAAGCAAAACCCGCAGAAGCAAGCAAAACCCGCAGAAGCAAGCAAAACCCGCAGAAGCAAGCAAAACCCGCAGAAGCAAGCAAAACCCGCAGAAGCAAGCAAAACCCGCAGAAGCAAGCAAAACCCGCAGAAGCAAGCAAAACCCGCAGAAGCAAGCAAAACCCGCAGAAGCAAGCAAAACCCGCAGAAGCAAGCAAAACCCGCAGAAGCAAGCAAAACCCGCAGAAGCAAGCAAAACCCGCAGAAGCAAGCAAAACCCGCAGAAGCAAGCAAAACCCGCAGAAGCAAGCAAAACCCGCAGAAGCAAGCAAAACCCGCAGAAGCAAGCAAAACCCGCAGAAGCAAGCAAAACCCGCAGAAGCAAGCAAAACCCGCAGAAGCAAGCAAAACCCGATCAAAATCCTGTCTGTGTCATGTGCAG GCTGAGTGAACATGCAATAAGCTAG